Proteins found in one Tolumonas lignilytica genomic segment:
- a CDS encoding LysR family transcriptional regulator — translation MRNSLMRITLRQLQVFRAVCEQLSYSRAAEIMALTQPAVSLQIRQLEELIDHPLFEYVGKKLYLTAAAERLLLATTDIFQRLDDLDMELSDLRGSLKGQLRIAAESSAKYLTPHLLAAFQQRFPDVSPLLRVVNRAQIIRRIAENRDDVVIMSLVPEDMALEFMPFLNNPIVVVAPPSHPLCQDRNDELTLKDLQDYPLLIREPGSGTRKACEEFFQQKRVHFARTMELNSHEAQCEGVLAGLGLAFLPRHAVYRELQSGDLKELSVKELPLYRSWCLVHARGKRLSPVMEAFIQFIRTERSVISQIAKRFEVESKE, via the coding sequence TTCCTATAGTCGCGCAGCAGAAATAATGGCATTGACTCAACCGGCTGTTAGTTTACAAATCCGTCAGTTGGAAGAGTTAATTGACCATCCCTTGTTTGAATATGTCGGTAAGAAGCTTTATCTGACGGCGGCGGCGGAACGACTGCTGCTAGCTACCACAGATATTTTTCAGCGACTTGATGATTTGGATATGGAGTTATCAGATTTACGTGGCTCTCTGAAAGGTCAGTTGCGAATTGCGGCGGAATCCAGTGCAAAATATCTGACTCCACATCTGTTGGCTGCCTTTCAGCAGCGATTCCCAGATGTCAGCCCATTACTCCGGGTGGTAAACCGGGCGCAAATCATCCGGCGTATTGCGGAGAATCGTGATGACGTGGTGATCATGTCGTTAGTACCGGAAGACATGGCGCTGGAATTTATGCCTTTTCTGAACAATCCAATCGTTGTCGTGGCGCCGCCGTCACATCCCTTATGTCAGGATCGGAACGATGAATTGACGCTGAAAGATCTGCAGGATTATCCACTGCTGATCCGTGAGCCCGGATCGGGAACGCGCAAAGCCTGTGAGGAGTTTTTCCAGCAAAAACGGGTACATTTTGCGCGGACGATGGAGCTTAATTCTCATGAAGCCCAGTGTGAGGGGGTTTTGGCAGGCTTAGGCTTGGCGTTTTTACCTCGTCATGCCGTTTATCGCGAGTTACAAAGTGGCGATTTGAAGGAGTTATCAGTCAAAGAGTTACCACTCTATCGTAGTTGGTGTCTGGTACATGCGCGGGGTAAACGTTTGTCGCCGGTGATGGAGGCGTTTATTCAATTTATTCGCACCGAGCGTAGTGTGATCAGCCAAATTGCAAAGCGATTTGAAGTAGAAAGCAAAGAATGA